A single Phragmites australis chromosome 4, lpPhrAust1.1, whole genome shotgun sequence DNA region contains:
- the LOC133916608 gene encoding mitogen-activated protein kinase kinase 9-like — protein sequence MALVRQRRQLPHLTLPLDHFALRLPPQPQPAAAASASASASDARLSDYERLSVLGHGNGGTVYKARHRWSAQPLALKIFAAGDSSAVREAEMLMLAADAPHVVRLHAVVPSASDAAGEAPAALALELMPGGSLADLLRRLGRPMGERPIAAVARQALLGLEALHALRVVHRDLKPSNLLLGAAGEVKIADFGAGKVLRRRLDPCASYVGTAAYMSPERLDPGAHSGDYDPYAADVWSLGVAILELYLGHFPLLPEGQRPDWAALMCAICFGEAPEPPAAASKDFRDFVARCLEKKAGRRASVAELLEHPFVAERDAAGAQTALAALVAEAEQGGL from the coding sequence ATGGCTCTCGTCCGCCAGCGCCGCCAGCTGCCGCACCTCACCCTCCCGCTTGACCACTTCGCCCTGCGCCTGCCACCGCAGCCTCAGCCAGCCGCCGCAGCCTCAGCCTCTGCCTCCGCCTCCGACGCCCGCCTCTCCGACTACGAGAGGCTCTCCGTTCTTGGACACGGCAACGGCGGCACCGTCTACAAGGCGCGACACCGCTGGTCCGCGCAGCCGCTCGCGCTCAAGATCTTCGCGGCCGGGGACTCCTCCGCGGTGCGCGAGGCCGAGATGCTCATGCTCGCCGCGGACGCCCCCCACGTCGTGCGCCTCCACGCCGTGGTCCCGTCCGCGTCGGACGCCGCAGGGGAGGCGCCCGCGGCGCTGGCGCTCGAGCTCATGCCCGGGGGCTCCCTCGCGGACTTGCTCCGCCGGCTAGGCCGCCCGATGGGGGAGCGACCCATCGCCGCCGTGGCGCGGCAGGCGCTCCTCGGGCTCGAGGCCCTCCACGCGCTGCGCGTCGTGCACCGCGACCTGAAGCCGTCCAACCTGCTCCtcggcgccgccggcgaggtCAAGATCGCCGACTTTGGCGCGGGCAAGGTtctgcggcggcggctcgaCCCCTGTGCGTCCTACGTCGGCACGGCGGCGTACATGTCCCCAGAGCGGCTCGACCCGGGGGCGCACTCCGGCGACTACGACCCCTACGCCGCCGACGTGTGGAGCCTCGGGGTGGCCATCCTGGAGCTGTACCTGGGCCACTTCCCGCTCCTGCCAGAGGGGCAGCGCCCGGACTGGGCCGCGCTCATGTGCGCCATATGCTTCGGCGAGGCGCCGGAGCCACCGGCCGCTGCGTCGAAGGACTTCCGGGACTTCGTGGCGCGTTGCCTCGAGAAGAAGGCCGGGCGGCGCGCGTCCGTTGCCGAGCTGCTCGAGCACCCCTTCGTCGCCGAGCGGGACGCGGCCGGAGCGCAAACAGCGCTCGCCGCGCTCGTCGCGGAGGCGGAGCAGGGTGGCCTGTAG
- the LOC133916609 gene encoding heat stress transcription factor A-9-like has translation MGSKKRSPQHPSAAAGTPAAGEVSGDVGAPPAGKGPAAAAAVPVGVVLKPPDVAPFLIKVYDMVYDPATDAVISWSAGGGSFVIWDPHAFERDLLPRHFKHNHFTSFIRQLNTYGFHKVDPDRWEWANEGFIKGQKHLLKTIKRKKKSSQDAPSDLQQAPVKTAPGTENIEIGKYGSLEKEVETLKRDKALLMQQLVDLRQYQQSSSLEVQNLIQRLCVMEQNQQQMMALLAIVVQNPSFLNQLVQQQRRSNWWNDDGNRKRRFHALEQGPVADQETSDGGAQIIQYRPVPETSNQAIPVNGAFCSTPAQPVSSPGLAMPVDIETTSSNVDTLSSTGDLFTDTSALPELDDMMLFVDDLEYTLQQSEQDCQMEAQQNCQVDPPLTIQDYGLEQDCQMDAQQNCKNPQYVDVITEA, from the exons ATGGGCTCCAAGAAGCGGTCGCCCCAGCATCCCTCCGCTGCTGCCGGCAcccccgccgccggcgaggtATCCGGCGATGTCGGCGCCCCGCCGGCGGGGAAGgggccggcggcagcggcggcggtgcctGTTGGGGTGGTGCTGAAGCCACCGGATGTGGCGCCGTTCCTGATCAAGGTCTACGACATGGTATACGACCCAGCGACCGACGCGGTCATCTCCtggagcgccggcggcggcagcttcgTGATCTGGGACCCGCACGCCTTTGAGCGCGACCTGCTGCCTCGGCACTTTAAGCACAACCACTTCACCAGCTTCATACGCCAGCTCAACACCTAC GGATTTCATAAAGTTGATCCTGATAGATGGGAGTGGGCCAATGAAGGATTTATTAAGGGCCAAAAACATCTTCTGAAGACCatcaagagaaagaagaaatccTCTCAGGATGCACCTAGTGATCTGCAGCAGGCACCTGTCAAAACTGCACCTGGCACTGAAAACATCGAAATTGGAAAATATGGAAGCCTTGAAAAGGAGGTTGAAACCCTTAAGAGGGACAAAGCTCTTCTTATGCAGCAGCTTGTTGATCTCAGGCAGTACCAGCAATCATCTAGCCTTGAAGTGCAGAATTTAATTCAACGCCTTTGTGTGATGGAACAGAACCAGCAGCAGATGATGGCACTTTTGGCAATAGTTGTCCAGAATCCAAGTTTCCTCAATCAGCTGGTGCAGCAGCAGCGCAGGAGTAACTGGTGGAATGATGATGGGAACAGGAAAAGGAGGTTCCATGCTCTGGAACAGGGTCCTGTAGCTGATCAGGAGACTTCTGATGGAGGCGCACAAATTATTCAGTATCGTCCTGTTCCTGAAACCTCCAATCAAGCAATACCAGTAAATGGAGCTTTTTGTTCAACACCTGCACAGCCAGTTTCAAGCCCTGGACTTGCCATGCCCGTGGATATAGAGACGACTTCAAGCAATGTTGATACTCTCAGTTCGACTGGGGACCTTTTTACTGACACATCTGCTCTACCTGAATTGGATGACATGATGCTATTTGTTGATGACCTAGAATACACACTTCAACAGTCAGAGCAGGACTGTCAGATGGAAGCACAACAGAACTGTCAAGTGGACCCTCCTTTAACTATTCAAGATTATGGTTTAGAGCAGGACTGTCAGATGGATGCACAACAGAACTGCAAAAATCCTCAATATG TTGATGTCATAACCGAAGCGTAA